CAGCAGGTTCTGCTACTGGTTATTATGTTCCTCTATATGATTTGTACGGTTTAACGCTTACTCAAATCCGGTTTGCTCCCACTCCCAAAACAGTACTACAGTGGCTAAGTGAAGGTAGCGTTGATGCTGGCGCATTATCTGAGAAGGATTTTGAGCTTTATCAGCGAGAGTTTAGTACAACAAAGTTTAGAATTTTACACTCTAGCCGCTGGATTCCTCCTGCGGTTGTTATATTAGCACCGACTGTAGAGCGCAATCAACAGCAGCAAATTGAAAAAGCGATGAGCCAAGCACCTGGAGATATTGCAGCAGACGCTGGTTATCTCCCTGTAGCAAAAGTACCTAACTATGAGCAATTCATTAAATTAGTGGAAAAAGTCAGACCTCTTGAGGCGCAGGTCAAAAAAACACCCTCTGTCTTGCTTAACCAAGAATCTGCTAATCAACAGAAGGTTGATTGACAAGCTGTTAAGGGAAGCTGCTTTACAAAATTTTATCATTTCTTTGCTTTTCTTTTGACAATTCTGTTGATAGGTAATTAGGTGCTTAAGAGGTTAGCTTAACGATAAATAGACTTCTATGGTATAACTTGTCTATCCTGTAACAGACTCCTATTAAGGAAATACAGTGGGTTGTTCTGTAGTTATGATAGAAAACGCAGAATCTATCAATCAATTGATTAAAATTTTTGCCTAATAGAGTTTTTAACCTTAAAAACATTAAATACTTCATAAACAAAATAGTTAGGCTCGCGAGGAGTGCAATGTTATGTCTCAGTCTCCCTTAATAAAACCAGAAATTCCTTCTGGAACAATGATTGATAACCGTTATATCATTCAAAAACTCCTGGGACAGGGAGGACTGGGAAGAACATACTTGGCGTTTGATACTCGTCGCTTCAACGAAGCATGCGTCCTGAAAGAATTTGCACCTACTGGGTCAGGTGAGAATGCTCTAGAAAAGTGTCGCAACTTGTTTAAAAGAGAAGCAAAAATTCTTCACCAATTGGAACACCCGCAGATTCCTCGTTTTTTGGCTTGT
The sequence above is a segment of the Mastigocladopsis repens PCC 10914 genome. Coding sequences within it:
- a CDS encoding phosphate/phosphite/phosphonate ABC transporter substrate-binding protein, with the protein product MRIIILQRFLLIQFLVLIGLLGVGCNDKKEDIRSEKLTIGVVSYGEGAVSIEKYERFKDYIARQTHSIVELEPAYNELQALEQIQRKNWEIVFAPPGLAAIAMGKELYTPLFSMEGTSGRQRSLVIVKDDKPIKTIADLANKTVALGAAGSATGYYVPLYDLYGLTLTQIRFAPTPKTVLQWLSEGSVDAGALSEKDFELYQREFSTTKFRILHSSRWIPPAVVILAPTVERNQQQQIEKAMSQAPGDIAADAGYLPVAKVPNYEQFIKLVEKVRPLEAQVKKTPSVLLNQESANQQKVD